From one Eucalyptus grandis isolate ANBG69807.140 chromosome 9, ASM1654582v1, whole genome shotgun sequence genomic stretch:
- the LOC104418052 gene encoding LOW QUALITY PROTEIN: NAC domain-containing protein 2 (The sequence of the model RefSeq protein was modified relative to this genomic sequence to represent the inferred CDS: inserted 1 base in 1 codon), whose protein sequence is MKKAQMELPAGFRFHPTDEELVSDYLIRKCASLPISAPIIAEIDLYKFDPWDLPEMALYGEKEWYFFSPRDRKYPNGSRPNRAAGTGYWKATGADKPIGRPKTLGIKKALVFYAGKAPKGVKTNWIMHEYRLANVDRSAGKKNNSRLDDGVLCRIYNKKGTIEKHFPSAHDKPAEFRKXETKPQIVMPAAMNPYNTPPQYGSLMTMDHTYMDSSESMPRLHTDSSCCSEHVVSPDSACEKEVQSEVKLEGWEKALDFQFESMDDFLDEAFAQGQYQLDLFSPLQDASTYLQKPF, encoded by the exons atgaagaaggcgCAGATGGAGTTACCAGCGGGGTTCAGGTTCCACCCCACGGACGAAGAGCTGGTGAGCGATTACTTGATTCGCAAGTGCGCTTCGCTGCCCATCTCCGCCCCCATCATTGCCGAGATCGATCTCTACAAGTTCGACCCTTGGGACCTTCCTG AAATGGCTCTGTATGGTGAAAAAGAATGGTACTTCTTTTCTCCGAGGGACCGCAAGTACCCCAACGGGTCACGGCCGAACCGGGCAGCCGGAACTGGGTATTGGAAGGCGACTGGAGCCGATAAGCCGATTGGCCGCCCAAAGACGCTTGGCATAAAAAAGGCCCTTGTGTTTTACGCCGGGAAAGCTCCGAAAGGAGTGAAGACGAATTGGATCATGCACGAGTACCGCCTCGCCAACGTCGATCGATCTGCCGGCAAGAAGAACAACTCGAGG CTTGATGACGGGGTTCTATGCCGGATATACAACAAGAAGGGCACCATAGAGAAGCATTTCCCCTCCGCGCACGATAAACCGGCAGAGTTCCGGA TGGAGACCAAGCCGCAGATTGTCATGCCGGCGGCGATGAACCCTTACAACACACCTCCGCAATATGGGTCGCTAATGACTATGGATCACACGTACATGGACTCGTCGGAGTCGATGCCGAGGCTGCACACGGATTCTAGCTGCTGCTCGGAGCACGTGGTGTCCCCGGATTCGGCGTGCGAGAAGGAAGTTCAGAGCGAGGTGAAGTTGGAAGGTTGGGAGAAGGCCCTCGATTTCCAGTTCGAATCGATGGATGACTTCTTGGACGAGGCGTTCGCGCAAGGACAGTATCAGTTGGATCTGTTCTCGCCTCTTCAGGACGCGTCCACGTACTTGCAGAAGCCATTTTGA
- the LOC104418057 gene encoding NAC domain-containing protein 2: protein MKRAQLELPAGFRFHPTDDELVNDYLIRKCASHAISVPFIAEIDLYKFDPWVLPEMALYGEKEWYFFSPRDRKYPNGSRPNRAAGTGYWKATGADKPIGRPKTLGIKKALVFYAGKAPRGVKTNWIMHEYRLANIDRSAGKKKNSRLDDWVLCRIHNKKGTIEKHSPSTLNETADFPEMEIKPQIVTPTALNPYTSPQYAHSPMTTDHMYMDSSESVPKLHTDSSCSEHAVSRDLAWEKEVQSEAKWDDWEKALDFQFDSVDNFLDDAFANEQYQLDQFSPLQDMSMYLQKSF from the exons atgaagagggcGCAGTTGGAGTTACCAGCGGGGTTCAGGTTCCACCCCACGGACGACGAGTTGGTGAACGATTACCTGATTCGCAAGTGCGCTTCGCACGCCATCTCCGTTCCCTTCATTGCCGAGATCGATCTCTACAAGTTCGACCCTTGGGTCCTCCCAG AAATGGCTCTGTACGGCGAAAAAGAATGGTACTTCTTTTCTCCCAGGGACCGCAAGTACCCCAACGGATCACGGCCGAACCGGGCAGCCGGAACCGGGTATTGGAAGGCAACCGGAGCTGATAAGCCCATCGGCCGCCCCAAGACGCTCGGCATAAAAAAGGCCCTTGTGTTTTACGCCGGGAAAGCTCCGAGAGGAGTGAAGACCAATTGGATCATGCACGAGTACCGCCTCGCCAACATCGATCGATCCGCTGGCAAGAAGAAGAACTCAAGG CTTGATGACTGGGTTCTTTGCCGGATACACAACAAGAAGGGCACCATAGAAAAGCATTCACCCTCCACGCTCAATGAAACGGCAGACTTCCCCGAAATGGAGATCAAGCCACAGATTGTTACGCCGACGGCACTGAACCCTTACACGTCTCCACAATATGCGCATTCGCCAATGACTACGGATCACATGTACATGGACTCGTCAGAGTCAGTACCCAAGTTGCACACGGATTCTAGCTGCTCGGAGCACGCGGTGTCCCGGGACTTGGCATGGGAGAAGGAAGTGCAGAGCGAGGCGAAGTGGGACGATTGGGAGAAGGCCCTCGATTTCCAGTTCGATTCGGTGGATAACTTCTTGGACGATGCTTTCGCGAATGAACAGTATCAGTTGGATCAGTTCTCGCCTCTTCAGGACATGTCCATGTACTTGCAGAAGTCATTCTGA
- the LOC104418024 gene encoding NAC domain-containing protein 2 has product MKRAQLELPAGFRFHPTDDELVNDYLIRKCASHAISVPFIAEIDLYKFDPWVLPEMALYGEKEWYFFSPRDRKYPNGSRPNRAAGSGYWKATGADKPIGRPKTLGIKKALVFYAGKAPRGVKTNWIMHEYRLANIDRSAGKKKNSRLDDWVLCRIHNKKGTIEKHSPSTLNETADFPEVEIKPQIVMPAALNPYTSPQYADSPMTTDHMYTDSSEFLPKLHTDSSCSEHAASPGSACEKEVQSEVKWDDWEKALDFQFGSMDDFLDDALVQGQFQLDQFSPLEDMSMYLQQSF; this is encoded by the exons atgaagagggcGCAGTTGGAGTTACCAGCGGGGTTCAGGTTCCACCCCACGGACGACGAGCTGGTGAACGATTACCTGATTCGCAAGTGCGCTTCGCACGCCATCTCCGTCCCCTTCATTGCCGAGATCGATCTCTACAAGTTCGACCCTTGGGTCCTCCCAG AAATGGCTCTGTACGGCGAAAAAGAATGGTACTTCTTTTCTCCGAGGGACCGCAAGTACCCCAACGGATCACGGCCGAACCGGGCAGCCGGAAGCGGTTATTGGAAGGCAACCGGAGCTGATAAGCCCATCGGCCGCCCAAAGACGCTCGGCATAAAAAAGGCCCTTGTGTTTTACGCGGGGAAAGCTCCGAGAGGAGTGAAGACCAATTGGATCATGCACGAGTACCGCCTCGCCAACATCGATCGATCCGCTGGCAAGAAGAAGAACTCAAGG CTTGATGACTGGGTTCTTTGCCGGATACACAACAAGAAGGGCACCATAGAAAAGCATTCACCCTCCACGCTCAATGAAACGGCAGATTTCCCCGAAGTGGAGATCAAGCCACAGATTGTTATGCCGGCGGCGCTGAACCCGTACACATCTCCACAATATGCGGATTCGCCGATGACTACAGATCACATGTACACGGACTCGTCAGAGTTTTTACCCAAGCTGCACACGGATTCTAGCTGCTCGGAGCACGCGGCGTCCCCAGGCTCAGCTTGCGAGAAGGAAGTGCAGAGCGAGGTAAAGTGGGACGATTGGGAGAAGGCCCTCGATTTCCAGTTCGGCTCAATGGATGACTTCTTGGACGACGCTCTCGTGCAAGGACAGTTTCAGTTGGATCAGTTCTCGCCTCTCGAGGACATGTCCATGTACTTGCAGCAGTCATTCTGA